In Enterobacter sp. 638, a single window of DNA contains:
- a CDS encoding RidA family protein: MIKREPIFPASRHALYEEHGYSAAIRSGDLLFVSGQVGSRDDGTAEPDFAAQVQLAFDNLKATLAAAGCTFDDLIDVTTFHTDPENQFSTIMQVKQAIFPHPPYPNWTAVGVTWLAGFDFEIKVIARIPAH, from the coding sequence ATGATTAAGCGCGAACCGATTTTCCCTGCCAGCCGGCACGCTCTCTATGAAGAGCACGGTTATTCTGCCGCGATCCGTTCCGGTGATTTGCTGTTTGTTTCCGGCCAAGTAGGAAGCCGCGACGATGGCACGGCAGAGCCAGATTTTGCCGCTCAGGTGCAGCTGGCGTTTGATAACCTGAAAGCAACGCTTGCTGCAGCGGGGTGTACTTTTGACGATCTGATTGATGTCACCACCTTTCACACCGATCCGGAAAATCAATTTTCAACCATCATGCAGGTAAAGCAGGCTATTTTCCCGCATCCCCCTTACCCAAACTGGACCGCCGTTGGCGTGACCTGGCTTGCGGGATTTGATTTCGAAATCAAAGTGATTGCCCGGATTCCTGCGCATTAA
- a CDS encoding DNA repair ATPase — protein MSTPIKRLEIIKNAIELEDDDIILSQLARLRSEAFDDELLAIVTALENQNYTAAMAAITAWLQSQRAMTQWRDPQVAASKLELRALEERLRDLIDRRNARVQQLDEFNDLYFSRLGPLMSQILQLRKTLAELNLRRQQAEARRREEDYRRCQQYMSQAVEVLATLTQRWRELPADSVQAADARKLLQQQSDLIANLLAEAQELERGLTREEEEEPARQARDEANEEYEKYREQHHDAEVRLRKGKALSEEDQNELKRLWRQASKLCHPDLVADDLKDEANTMMVQLNQAKQRGDVKAIRSLVARLQQGFEPIMASDRLNDLERIRKKMAQVREQIDTLVSELAELEKEESWLLVSTLNNMESYFTQQEKALREVRTALELQVNEAQLDSAA, from the coding sequence ATGAGCACACCGATCAAACGGCTAGAAATCATTAAAAATGCCATTGAACTGGAAGATGATGACATCATCCTGAGCCAGCTGGCACGACTGAGAAGCGAAGCGTTTGATGACGAGCTGTTGGCGATCGTCACGGCGCTTGAGAATCAAAACTATACCGCGGCAATGGCAGCGATCACCGCATGGCTGCAGAGCCAGCGGGCGATGACGCAGTGGCGCGATCCGCAGGTGGCTGCGAGCAAGCTTGAACTCAGAGCGCTGGAAGAACGCCTGCGCGACCTGATTGACCGTCGAAATGCGCGCGTTCAGCAGTTGGATGAGTTCAACGATCTCTATTTCTCCCGTCTCGGCCCGCTGATGTCGCAAATCCTTCAGCTGCGTAAAACGCTCGCGGAACTCAATCTACGCCGTCAGCAGGCGGAAGCGCGCCGTCGCGAAGAGGATTATCGTCGCTGTCAGCAATATATGTCGCAGGCCGTCGAGGTACTGGCGACGCTGACACAGCGCTGGCGTGAACTGCCAGCCGATTCCGTTCAGGCCGCCGATGCGCGTAAACTCTTGCAGCAGCAAAGCGACCTGATTGCCAATTTGCTGGCCGAAGCGCAAGAGCTGGAGAGGGGCTTAACGCGTGAAGAAGAAGAGGAACCAGCGCGTCAGGCACGCGACGAAGCCAACGAAGAGTACGAAAAATACCGCGAGCAGCATCACGACGCCGAAGTGCGTCTGCGCAAAGGCAAAGCGTTGTCGGAAGAAGATCAGAACGAGCTAAAACGGCTCTGGCGTCAGGCGAGTAAACTCTGCCACCCGGATCTGGTGGCGGACGATCTGAAAGACGAAGCCAACACCATGATGGTGCAGCTCAATCAGGCGAAACAGCGCGGAGACGTGAAAGCGATTCGCTCACTGGTCGCCCGCCTGCAACAGGGCTTTGAGCCGATAATGGCCAGCGACAGGTTGAACGATCTGGAGCGTATTCGCAAAAAGATGGCACAGGTTCGCGAGCAAATCGACACACTGGTCAGCGAGCTGGCCGAGCTGGAAAAAGAAGAATCCTGGCTGCTGGTCTCCACGCTGAACAATATGGAATCCTATTTTACCCAGCAGGAAAAGGCGCTGCGCGAGGTCCGCACAGCGCTCGAGCTGCAGGTCAACGAAGCGCAGCTGGATTCCGCAGCTTAG
- the ygjG gene encoding putrescine aminotransferase, giving the protein MNRLPSSASALACTAHALNLIEKRTLDHEEMKQLNREVIDYFKEHVNPGFLEYRKSVTAGGDYGAVEWQAGSLNTLVDTQGQEFIDCLGGFGIFNVGHRNPVVVSAVQNQLAKQPLHSQELLDPLRAMLAKTLAALTPGKLKYSFFSNSGTESVEAALKLAKAYQSPRGKFTFIATSGAFHGKSLGALSATAKSTFRKPFMPLLPGFRHVPFGDINAMRTMLTECRKTGDDVAAVILEPIQGEGGVILPPLGYLPAVRKLCDEFDALLILDEVQTGMGRTGKMFACEHENVQPDILCLAKALGGGVMPIGATVATEEVFSVLFDNPFLHTTTFGGNPLSCAAALATINVLLEQNLPAQAEQKGDMLLDGFLQLGREYPDLVQDARGKGMLIAIEFVDNEIGYSFASEMFRQRILVAGTLNNSKTIRIEPPLTLTIEQCEQVLKATRTALAALRVSVEEA; this is encoded by the coding sequence TTGAACAGGTTACCTTCCAGCGCCTCGGCTCTTGCCTGCACCGCGCACGCACTGAATCTCATTGAAAAGCGAACGCTTGATCATGAGGAGATGAAACAACTTAACCGAGAGGTGATTGATTACTTCAAAGAACATGTGAACCCGGGTTTTTTAGAGTACCGAAAATCTGTTACCGCTGGCGGGGATTACGGAGCCGTAGAGTGGCAAGCGGGAAGTCTGAATACGCTTGTTGACACCCAAGGACAGGAATTTATCGATTGCCTGGGTGGTTTTGGAATTTTCAACGTGGGGCACCGTAATCCAGTTGTGGTTTCCGCCGTACAGAATCAGCTCGCCAAACAACCCCTTCACAGCCAGGAATTGCTCGACCCGCTTCGCGCGATGCTCGCGAAAACGCTGGCGGCGCTCACGCCTGGCAAACTGAAATACAGCTTCTTCAGCAATAGCGGCACGGAATCGGTCGAAGCGGCGCTTAAACTCGCCAAAGCGTACCAGTCTCCGCGCGGCAAATTCACCTTTATCGCCACCAGCGGCGCATTCCACGGTAAATCGTTGGGTGCACTGTCGGCAACCGCCAAATCCACTTTCCGCAAACCGTTTATGCCGCTGCTGCCGGGTTTCCGCCATGTGCCGTTCGGGGATATCAACGCGATGCGCACCATGCTGACCGAATGCCGTAAAACCGGTGATGACGTGGCGGCGGTGATCCTGGAACCTATCCAGGGTGAAGGCGGCGTGATCCTGCCACCGTTAGGCTATTTACCGGCGGTCCGTAAGCTGTGCGACGAGTTCGACGCGCTGCTGATTCTGGATGAAGTCCAGACCGGTATGGGACGCACGGGCAAGATGTTTGCCTGCGAGCATGAAAACGTCCAGCCCGACATTCTCTGTCTGGCGAAGGCGCTCGGCGGCGGCGTGATGCCCATTGGTGCGACGGTAGCCACTGAAGAGGTGTTCTCGGTACTGTTCGATAACCCGTTCCTGCACACCACTACGTTTGGCGGCAACCCGCTCTCCTGTGCGGCGGCGCTGGCCACCATCAACGTTTTACTTGAGCAGAACTTACCCGCTCAGGCAGAACAGAAAGGTGACATGCTGCTGGATGGGTTCTTGCAGTTAGGCCGCGAATACCCGGATCTGGTGCAGGACGCACGCGGCAAAGGGATGCTGATAGCGATTGAATTTGTGGATAACGAAATCGGCTACAGCTTCGCGAGCGAGATGTTCCGCCAGCGGATATTGGTGGCCGGAACGCTCAACAACTCGAAAACCATTCGTATCGAACCGCCGTTAACGCTGACGATTGAGCAGTGTGAGCAAGTACTGAAAGCGACGCGTACAGCGCTGGCCGCACTGCGTGTATCCGTTGAAGAGGCTTAG
- a CDS encoding TetR/AcrR family transcriptional regulator, whose amino-acid sequence MEENRAKLVMAARKAFAERGFAASSMDELTASVGLTRGALYHNFGDKKGLLAAVVAQMDGEMAQRAKADAAHASDDWERLLAEGVAYIKMALDPEVRRIVLLDGPAFLGDPAQWPSQNNCLESTRLTVKKMLERGVLKAVDADAAAHMLNSAAMNAALWVAASNDPEKALPRIIEVFTQLASGLRKYPQA is encoded by the coding sequence ATGGAAGAGAACCGTGCAAAGTTAGTCATGGCAGCGCGAAAAGCCTTTGCTGAAAGAGGCTTTGCCGCGTCATCCATGGATGAATTAACGGCCAGCGTGGGCCTGACACGCGGAGCGCTCTACCACAATTTTGGCGATAAAAAGGGATTACTGGCCGCAGTTGTTGCCCAGATGGACGGTGAGATGGCGCAACGTGCCAAAGCCGACGCCGCGCATGCCAGCGACGACTGGGAACGGCTACTGGCTGAAGGCGTCGCCTATATCAAGATGGCGTTAGACCCCGAAGTGCGCCGTATCGTATTGCTCGACGGCCCGGCCTTTCTCGGGGATCCCGCTCAGTGGCCCAGTCAGAATAATTGTCTTGAATCCACCCGCCTGACCGTTAAAAAAATGCTCGAGCGAGGGGTTCTTAAAGCGGTGGATGCTGACGCTGCAGCCCATATGTTAAATAGCGCCGCGATGAATGCTGCTCTGTGGGTCGCGGCGAGTAACGATCCCGAGAAGGCGCTTCCGCGCATTATCGAGGTGTTTACCCAGCTGGCAAGCGGCTTGCGCAAGTATCCTCAAGCATAA
- a CDS encoding PAS domain-containing methyl-accepting chemotaxis protein has product MSSQTYVTQNEYPLNDDTTLMSTTDLNSYMTHANDTFVKVSGYQLEELMGQPHNMVRHPDMPKAAFADMWFTLQQGEPWSGIVKNRRKNGDHYWVRANAVPMVRGGQVTGYMSIRTRAKAEEIAAVEPLYKALNEGRCNKRVHKGLVVSKGWLGKLPAMPLRWRVRGVMTALFAMLVVSLVATNASWTALGVSAAVMLLGTMLFEQQIVRPVENVARQALKVATGDRNSVEHLNRSDELGLTLRAIGQLGLMCRWLINDVSNQVVSVRDGSDRLAKGNEDLNDRTRQTVENVQQTVATMNQMAASVQSNSETAAAADKLSMVASGAASEGGNAMQTVVKTMDEIADSTQRIGSITKLINDIAFQTNILALNAAVEAARAGEQGKGFAVVAGEVRHLASRSANAANDIRKLIDASASKVQSGSDQVHAAGRTMDDIVEQVQNVTRLIAQISHSTSEQATGLSDLTRAVAELNSITQKNADLVEESARVSAMVKQRAGRLEDAVTVLH; this is encoded by the coding sequence ATGTCCTCTCAAACGTATGTCACTCAGAATGAATATCCTCTGAACGACGATACCACCTTGATGTCCACCACCGATCTCAACAGTTATATGACTCACGCCAACGATACGTTCGTAAAAGTGAGTGGCTACCAACTGGAAGAGTTGATGGGACAACCGCACAACATGGTGCGCCATCCGGATATGCCAAAAGCGGCCTTTGCTGACATGTGGTTCACGCTGCAACAAGGCGAGCCATGGAGCGGAATTGTTAAAAACCGTCGCAAAAATGGCGATCACTATTGGGTGCGTGCCAATGCCGTACCGATGGTGCGTGGTGGGCAGGTGACAGGCTATATGTCCATTCGTACCCGCGCCAAAGCGGAGGAGATCGCGGCCGTAGAGCCGCTGTATAAAGCCCTCAACGAAGGACGATGCAATAAGCGTGTGCACAAAGGGCTGGTGGTCAGTAAGGGCTGGCTGGGGAAATTACCGGCGATGCCGCTGCGCTGGCGTGTGCGCGGTGTGATGACGGCATTATTTGCCATGCTCGTTGTGTCGTTGGTCGCGACGAATGCCAGTTGGACTGCACTGGGCGTGAGTGCAGCGGTGATGCTGCTCGGCACAATGCTCTTTGAGCAGCAAATTGTGCGTCCGGTTGAAAACGTTGCGCGTCAGGCGCTAAAGGTCGCCACGGGCGATCGCAACAGCGTCGAGCATCTTAATCGCAGCGATGAACTGGGATTGACCCTGCGCGCCATCGGCCAGTTAGGCCTGATGTGCCGCTGGTTGATCAATGACGTGTCAAACCAGGTGGTCAGCGTGCGTGACGGGAGCGATCGTCTGGCTAAAGGCAATGAAGACCTGAACGATCGCACCCGTCAGACGGTCGAAAATGTGCAGCAGACGGTGGCGACCATGAATCAGATGGCCGCATCGGTGCAGAGCAATTCTGAAACCGCCGCGGCAGCAGACAAACTCTCGATGGTGGCCAGCGGTGCGGCGTCCGAAGGCGGGAATGCGATGCAGACCGTGGTGAAAACAATGGACGAAATCGCCGACAGCACCCAGCGCATTGGTTCTATCACCAAGTTGATTAACGATATCGCTTTCCAGACCAATATTCTGGCGCTGAATGCGGCGGTTGAAGCGGCACGCGCGGGTGAGCAAGGGAAAGGTTTTGCCGTCGTGGCGGGTGAAGTGCGTCACCTGGCGAGCCGTAGCGCCAATGCTGCCAATGATATTCGCAAGCTGATCGACGCCAGCGCCAGCAAGGTGCAGTCGGGGTCCGATCAGGTTCATGCTGCGGGGCGCACGATGGATGACATCGTCGAGCAGGTGCAAAACGTCACGCGCCTGATCGCGCAAATCAGCCACTCAACGTCTGAACAGGCGACCGGGCTTTCTGACCTGACGCGTGCGGTGGCTGAGCTGAACAGCATTACGCAGAAAAATGCCGATTTGGTAGAAGAAAGCGCGCGCGTTTCGGCGATGGTGAAGCAGCGCGCAGGCCGTCTTGAGGATGCGGTTACCGTGCTCCATTAA
- a CDS encoding PadR family transcriptional regulator — MVILDILTRNASHGYELIKEIESMTQGNYTPSPGVIYPTLDFLQDQAFITISEEENGRKKIAITVAGQHWLDENQEHLEHIQTRIKARCVGFQLRKNPQMKRALDNFKAVLDLRVNQGEISDAQIKQIIGVIDRAALEISQLD, encoded by the coding sequence CTGGTGATTCTGGACATCCTGACGCGTAACGCCAGCCACGGCTATGAGCTGATCAAAGAGATCGAAAGCATGACGCAGGGGAATTACACCCCCAGTCCCGGCGTGATTTATCCTACCCTCGATTTTTTGCAGGATCAGGCGTTTATCACCATTTCGGAAGAAGAAAACGGGCGCAAAAAGATCGCCATCACCGTTGCCGGACAGCACTGGCTGGATGAAAATCAGGAACATCTGGAGCACATTCAGACGCGTATCAAAGCGCGCTGCGTAGGGTTCCAGTTACGTAAAAATCCGCAGATGAAACGGGCGCTGGATAACTTTAAAGCGGTGCTGGACCTGAGAGTGAATCAGGGAGAAATCAGCGACGCACAGATTAAGCAGATTATCGGCGTAATCGACCGTGCGGCGCTGGAGATCTCCCAGCTGGATTAA
- a CDS encoding DUF1889 family protein: protein MPAVIDKALDFIGGMDTSASAPQSMDESTAKGMFKYLKEIGVPASADDVTARGTQEGWDAGFTQKVAGWAEKIESGSHIVIKNPEYFSAYMREQLRALV, encoded by the coding sequence ATGCCTGCAGTAATTGATAAAGCATTGGATTTCATTGGTGGGATGGATACCTCCGCATCAGCGCCACAGTCAATGGATGAAAGCACCGCGAAGGGGATGTTTAAGTATTTGAAAGAGATAGGTGTCCCCGCGAGCGCAGACGATGTCACCGCACGCGGCACCCAGGAGGGATGGGATGCCGGTTTTACCCAGAAGGTGGCGGGATGGGCTGAAAAAATTGAGTCCGGGAGCCACATCGTGATCAAAAACCCTGAATATTTTTCTGCCTATATGCGTGAGCAACTCCGCGCCCTGGTGTGA
- a CDS encoding helix-turn-helix transcriptional regulator has protein sequence MTDKVNIMTESGADIAQVSLAVASRIRSWRKDKKLSLDELSRRASVSKGMLVEIEKGAANPSIAILCKLAAALGVSVADIVNVSSEPLVHVIEETAIPVLWQGEQGGSAKLLAGTAGPDMIELWCWEMYPGERFHSSGHPAGTVELLHVNAGELTLTVGETVTKITAGASAVAKTESTHSYANQGESVLRFTMTVAEYHR, from the coding sequence ATGACTGATAAAGTCAATATAATGACCGAATCGGGTGCTGATATCGCCCAAGTGAGTTTGGCTGTCGCCAGCCGTATCCGCAGCTGGCGTAAAGATAAAAAGTTGTCATTAGATGAGTTGTCCCGCCGCGCGAGCGTCAGTAAAGGGATGTTAGTGGAGATCGAAAAAGGGGCTGCCAATCCCAGCATTGCGATTCTCTGTAAGCTGGCGGCGGCGCTTGGCGTTTCGGTGGCTGACATTGTGAATGTGTCCAGTGAACCGCTGGTGCATGTAATCGAGGAAACGGCTATTCCCGTGTTGTGGCAGGGGGAGCAGGGCGGTAGCGCGAAACTGCTGGCGGGAACGGCGGGGCCTGACATGATTGAGCTCTGGTGCTGGGAGATGTATCCGGGGGAACGTTTTCACTCATCCGGGCATCCAGCCGGAACTGTCGAGTTACTGCATGTAAATGCCGGTGAATTGACGCTCACGGTGGGCGAGACGGTGACGAAAATCACGGCGGGCGCATCGGCAGTGGCTAAAACGGAATCGACGCACAGCTACGCCAATCAAGGGGAAAGCGTGTTGCGCTTTACCATGACCGTCGCGGAGTATCACCGCTAA
- a CDS encoding methyl-accepting chemotaxis protein, translated as MFLHGVKIGTKLFLAFGFLILLMVVSASLSLMSQNRANNGMQSIINNDYPTTVKANQLIENFQEFVSTQQIMLLDEQGRYTEQSQQHLKELSERITVILTDLNRSLQDKKSQQILAGIAAVRQEYLDSRYRILQAVQNNDRAGAIQEMMTKTVDLQQAYKAKVQELIAVQNNEMQNAGQQVDSDFKSNRLLLVLLTVLSVIIGSTIGWFIVRSITRPLGEAVSFAEAIAEGDLTRNITTRSKDETGLLLHALMEMKTRLLEIVQQVQTGSENISSAAAQIVAGNQDLAARTEEQASSVEQTAASMEQITATVKNTAAHTGEATNLSADAATVVKSNGEMMKQVTQKMRLINETSNRMSDIINLIDAIAFQTNILALNAAVEAARAGEHGRGFAVVAGEVRQLAQKSASSASEIRQLIESSSSQTQDGMSLVEKASALINGMVGNVEGMDLILRDIRQASHEQTEGISQINSAIGLIDSTTQQNSALVEESVAAAASLNDQAMHLKELVKVFRVREDALV; from the coding sequence ATGTTTTTACATGGCGTAAAGATCGGCACGAAATTATTTCTGGCTTTTGGGTTCTTAATTTTACTCATGGTGGTGAGCGCCAGCCTGTCGCTCATGAGCCAGAACCGAGCAAATAACGGGATGCAGTCCATCATTAACAACGATTATCCGACAACGGTGAAAGCCAATCAGTTAATCGAAAACTTCCAGGAGTTTGTAAGCACTCAGCAAATCATGCTGCTGGACGAACAGGGTCGCTATACGGAACAGTCTCAGCAGCATTTGAAAGAGCTGAGCGAGCGTATCACCGTGATCCTTACCGACCTGAATCGCTCCCTGCAAGATAAAAAATCGCAGCAAATCCTGGCGGGCATCGCTGCGGTGCGTCAGGAATATCTGGACTCCCGTTACCGTATTTTACAGGCCGTGCAAAACAACGACCGTGCGGGCGCAATCCAGGAAATGATGACCAAAACCGTGGACCTGCAACAAGCCTACAAGGCGAAAGTGCAGGAGCTGATCGCAGTGCAGAACAACGAGATGCAAAACGCGGGTCAGCAGGTCGACAGTGATTTTAAATCTAACCGCCTGCTGCTGGTGTTATTGACGGTTCTCAGCGTGATCATTGGCAGCACGATTGGCTGGTTTATCGTGCGTTCCATTACGCGTCCGCTGGGCGAGGCGGTCTCCTTTGCGGAAGCCATCGCGGAAGGGGATTTGACGCGCAATATCACCACGCGTTCTAAAGACGAAACGGGTCTGCTACTGCACGCGCTGATGGAAATGAAAACGCGTCTGCTGGAAATTGTGCAACAGGTGCAAACCGGCTCGGAGAATATCTCCAGCGCGGCAGCGCAGATTGTGGCGGGCAATCAGGATTTGGCGGCGCGTACCGAAGAGCAGGCCAGCTCTGTTGAACAGACTGCTGCATCCATGGAGCAGATTACCGCGACGGTGAAAAACACGGCGGCGCATACGGGCGAAGCCACGAACCTCTCCGCAGACGCTGCAACGGTGGTGAAAAGCAACGGCGAGATGATGAAGCAGGTGACGCAAAAAATGCGCCTGATTAACGAAACCTCCAACCGGATGTCCGACATCATCAACCTCATTGACGCCATTGCTTTCCAGACCAATATTCTGGCGCTGAATGCGGCGGTGGAAGCTGCGCGTGCGGGCGAGCACGGTCGTGGTTTTGCGGTGGTGGCGGGTGAAGTTCGTCAGCTTGCACAGAAGAGCGCCTCCTCAGCCAGCGAAATCCGCCAGTTAATCGAAAGCTCAAGCAGCCAGACTCAGGACGGCATGAGCCTGGTCGAAAAAGCCAGCGCGCTGATTAACGGTATGGTCGGAAATGTGGAAGGGATGGATCTGATCCTGCGCGATATTCGCCAGGCCAGCCACGAACAGACCGAAGGCATTTCGCAGATCAACAGCGCGATTGGTCTGATCGACTCGACCACTCAACAGAACTCCGCGCTGGTGGAGGAGTCTGTGGCCGCAGCGGCATCCCTGAACGATCAGGCCATGCACCTGAAAGAGCTGGTCAAAGTGTTCCGCGTGCGCGAGGACGCGTTGGTTTAA
- a CDS encoding MBL fold metallo-hydrolase translates to MKMILALMTSLLFSSPLLAAAQANPLDEQAPGYYRMTLGKLRLTAVSDGTVTVPLDRLLTNISPDTLRLAMAKDAMTPQAETSINAYVIDDGKKRILVDTGAGELFGNTGGHLQANLAAAGYPADSIDAVLLTHIHADHSGGVSRSGKPAFPNADVYVDKRDVEFWLNPSNINQVEASQAHTFAESEKTLRPVINAGRLKTFLAPATLPEGIRAESTSGHTPGSVLYRVESEGQTLILWGDIIHAKAAQMPDPHVAIHFDVNRQQAVTTRERVLKQAADQNVLVAAAHISFPGLGHVKHEGSGYRWVATNYTTQLAQ, encoded by the coding sequence ATGAAAATGATACTGGCACTGATGACGTCACTCCTCTTTTCCAGCCCGCTCCTGGCGGCCGCGCAGGCTAACCCTCTGGATGAACAGGCTCCCGGATATTATCGAATGACACTGGGAAAACTGCGCCTCACAGCCGTCTCTGACGGCACGGTGACGGTTCCATTGGATAGACTGCTCACTAACATCTCACCGGACACATTACGTCTGGCGATGGCCAAAGATGCCATGACGCCGCAAGCCGAGACGTCGATCAATGCTTACGTGATTGACGATGGCAAAAAGCGCATTCTGGTGGATACCGGTGCAGGTGAACTCTTCGGCAACACGGGTGGGCATCTGCAGGCCAACCTTGCCGCTGCAGGCTATCCGGCTGATTCGATTGATGCCGTATTGCTTACCCATATTCACGCCGATCACTCCGGCGGAGTATCACGCTCGGGCAAACCTGCCTTTCCAAACGCAGACGTGTATGTGGATAAACGAGACGTGGAATTCTGGCTTAATCCGTCCAACATAAATCAGGTGGAGGCCAGCCAGGCACACACCTTTGCGGAGAGTGAAAAAACCCTTCGCCCGGTCATCAATGCCGGTCGGTTGAAAACCTTCCTCGCACCAGCAACGCTCCCGGAGGGGATCCGTGCTGAGTCCACGTCGGGCCATACGCCGGGTAGCGTGCTGTATCGTGTGGAAAGCGAAGGCCAGACGCTGATCTTATGGGGCGATATTATTCACGCCAAAGCGGCACAAATGCCCGATCCGCACGTCGCTATCCACTTTGACGTCAATCGCCAGCAGGCAGTGACAACGCGGGAACGCGTACTCAAACAAGCTGCAGATCAGAACGTTTTGGTCGCTGCCGCACATATTTCGTTTCCGGGGCTAGGCCACGTGAAGCATGAAGGCAGCGGTTACCGCTGGGTGGCAACAAATTATACGACCCAGCTCGCGCAATAA
- a CDS encoding siderophore-interacting protein codes for MTSPRYPQRVRNELRFRELNVLRVERVSPGFQRIVLGGEALAGFSSQGFDDHTKVFFPAAGTTFSPPVVTDEGIDWGDGVRPQARDYTPLYDEARHELVLDFFVHEEGLASNWAVQAKEGDKLTIGGPRGSLVVPEDYAWQLYVCDESGMPALRRRLEAIAQLPNRPEIHAVVTVGDASYKDYLAHLSEFEITWIVGHSEQAVADQLAALSVPAADYFIWLTGEGKVVKNLSRQFETDAIDQQLVRASAYWHAK; via the coding sequence ATGACATCACCCCGCTACCCACAACGTGTCCGTAATGAACTGCGTTTTCGCGAGCTAAACGTGCTGCGCGTAGAGCGTGTCAGTCCTGGTTTCCAGCGCATTGTCTTAGGCGGCGAGGCTCTGGCAGGTTTCAGCTCCCAGGGTTTTGACGACCACACCAAAGTCTTTTTCCCGGCTGCTGGTACGACGTTTTCACCGCCGGTGGTGACCGACGAAGGCATCGACTGGGGTGATGGCGTACGCCCGCAGGCACGCGATTACACACCGCTGTACGATGAGGCGCGCCACGAGCTGGTGCTGGATTTCTTTGTTCATGAGGAAGGCCTGGCGAGCAACTGGGCTGTCCAGGCGAAAGAGGGCGATAAGCTGACCATCGGCGGCCCGCGCGGATCTCTGGTGGTGCCGGAAGATTACGCATGGCAATTGTACGTGTGCGATGAATCAGGAATGCCTGCTTTGCGCCGCCGTCTCGAAGCGATTGCTCAGTTGCCGAACCGTCCGGAGATTCATGCCGTCGTCACCGTGGGCGATGCGTCTTACAAAGACTATCTGGCGCACCTGAGCGAGTTTGAGATTACCTGGATTGTGGGTCACAGCGAGCAGGCAGTGGCTGACCAACTGGCGGCGCTGAGCGTGCCAGCAGCAGATTACTTTATCTGGCTGACCGGGGAAGGGAAGGTGGTTAAAAACCTGAGCCGCCAGTTTGAAACTGACGCCATTGATCAGCAACTGGTGCGTGCCAGTGCATACTGGCACGCTAAGTAG